Proteins co-encoded in one Strix uralensis isolate ZFMK-TIS-50842 chromosome 2, bStrUra1, whole genome shotgun sequence genomic window:
- the TBC1D23 gene encoding TBC1 domain family member 23 isoform X3, which yields MEPLKQSAEAIREIVKEKDLADALEEGGCDLETVRNIIQGRQLPTDLRAKVWKIALNVVGKGDSLASWDGSLDLPEQSIIHKDCQELIDQLPVPEEEKSVLLLDIESVITFYCKSRNVKYSSCLGWIHLLRPLVHLRLPRSDLYNCFYAIMNKFIPRDCFMKGRPFHLFRLLLQYHEPELCSFLDTKKMTPDSYALNWLGSLFSYYCSAEVTQAIWDGYLQQADPFFIYFLMLIILVNAKDVILAQESDKEEMIKFLETSPANLDLEDIEDLFSLAQYYCSKTPASFRKDNHSLFGSSLLGLKDDDTDLSQALCLAVSVSEILQANQQQGEGVRFFVVDCRPAEQYNAGHLSTAFHLDSDLMLQNPSEFAQSVKSLLEAQKQSIESGSIAGGEHLCFMGSGREEEDMYMNMVLAHFLQKNKEYVSIAKGGFMALQQHLADINVEGPENGYGHWIASTSGSRSSINSSVDGDSPNGSSDGKGVKSLVNKMTVALKTKSVNVKEKVISFIENTSTPVDRHVSSSDRVGKPYRGVKPVFSIGDEEEYDTDEIDSSSMSDDDRKEVVNIQTWINKPDVKYNFPCNEVKENGHMFPSHLLVTATHMYCLREIPSRKGLAYIQSRQALNSVVKITSKKKHPELITFKYGNSNTSGIEILAVERYLIPNAGDATKAIKQQIMKVLDALES from the exons ATCCTGGGATGGCTCTTTAGACCTACCTGAACAGAGCATAATTCATAAGGATTGCCAAGAGCTCATTG ACCAGTTGCCAGTGCCAGAAGAGGAGAAGTCAGTGTTACTTCTGGATATTGAGTCTGTTATTACGTTTTATTGTAAATCACGCAATGTTAAGTACAGTTCTTGCCTCGGCTGGATACATCTACTCAGACCTCTGGTGCATCTTCGTTTGCCACGCAGCGATTTGTACAACTGCTTTTATGCTATCATGAATAAATTCATTCCAAG GGATTGTTTTATGAAAGGAAGACCATTTCATCTATTTAGACTGCTTCTTCAGTACCATGAGCCTGAACTCTGCTCCTTTCTTGATACTAAGAAGATGACTCCAGACTCATATGCACTCAACTGG CTTGGAAGCCTCTTCTCATATTACTGTTCAGCTGAAGTCACTCAGGCAATATGGGATGGATATCTACAACAAGCAGATccattctttatttatttcttaatgttAATCATCCTTGTCAATGCAAA AGACGTTATCTTAGCACAAGAATCAGATAAAGAAGAAATGATAA AATTCTTAGAAACTTCACCAGCCAATCTTGATTTAGAGGATATAGAAGATCTCTTCTCTTTGGCACAATATTACTGTAGCAAAACTCCAGCTTCTTTCAGGAAG GACAACCACAGTCTCTTTGGCAGCAGCTTGCTGGGCCTCAAAGATGATGACACAGACTTGAGCCAGGCTCTCTGTCTAGCAGTTTCTGTGTCTGAGATTCTTCAAGCAAATCAGCAACAAGGA gaaGGAGTAAGGTTCTTCGTAGTGGATTGTCGTCCTGCAGAGCAATACAATGCTGGGCATTTATCAACAGCATTTCATTTAGACTCAGATTTG ATGCTTCAAAACCCCTCAGAATTTGCACAGTCTGTAAAATCCCTATTAGAAGCACAAAAACAATCTATTGAGTCTGGCTCCATAGCTGGTGGGGAACATCTCTGCTTCATGGGAAGTGGCAGGGAAGAAGAAGATATGTATATGAACATGGTGCTAGCACACTTCTTACAG aaaaATAAGGAGTATGTAAGCATTGCCAAAGGAGGATTTATGG CCCTCCAGCAGCACTTAGCAGATATCAACGTGGAAGGACCTGAAAATGGATATGGCCACTGGATTGCTAGTACCTCAGGCTCAAGAAGTAGCATAAACTCCTCTGTTGAT GGTGATTCTCCTAATGGTTCAAGTGATGGAAAAGGAGTGAAGTCCCTGGTGAACAAAATGACGGTTGCTTTGAAGACTAAATCTGTGAACGTGAAAGAAAAAGTTATTAGTTTTATTGAAAATACATCTACCCCAGTGGACAG ACACGTCAGCAGCAGTGACAGAGTAGGAAAACCCTACCGTGGTGTGAAACCAGTATTCAGCATTGGAGATGAAGAAGAATACGATACTG ATGAAATTGATAGCTCCTCAATGTCAGATGATGATCGAAAAGAGGTCGTCAACATCCAAACATGGATAAATAAACCTGATGTGAAGTATAACTTCCCCTGTAACGAAGTAAAAGAAAATGGACATATGTTTCCCAG tCACCTCCTAGTAACAGCAACTCATATGTACTGTTTGAGAGAGATTCCATCACGAAAGGGACTGGCTTACATACAGTCTCGACAGGCACTCAACTCTGTAGTCAAAATCACATCCAAGAAGAAACACCCGGAACTGATCACCTTTAAATATGGAAATAGCAATACTTCAGGCATAGAAATTTTGGCAGTTGAAAG GTATTTGATTCCAAATGCAGGTGATGCTACCAAAGCCATAAAACAACAGATCATGAAAGTATTGGATGCCTTGGAGAGTTAA
- the TBC1D23 gene encoding TBC1 domain family member 23 isoform X2 — protein sequence MAEGEEAPPPPSSWEKDLADALEEGGCDLETVRNIIQGRQLPTDLRAKVWKIALNVVGKGDSLASWDGSLDLPEQSIIHKDCQELIDQLPVPEEEKSVLLLDIESVITFYCKSRNVKYSSCLGWIHLLRPLVHLRLPRSDLYNCFYAIMNKFIPRDCFMKGRPFHLFRLLLQYHEPELCSFLDTKKMTPDSYALNWLGSLFSYYCSAEVTQAIWDGYLQQADPFFIYFLMLIILVNAKDVILAQESDKEEMIKFLETSPANLDLEDIEDLFSLAQYYCSKTPASFRKDNHSLFGSSLLGLKDDDTDLSQALCLAVSVSEILQANQQQGEGVRFFVVDCRPAEQYNAGHLSTAFHLDSDLMLQNPSEFAQSVKSLLEAQKQSIESGSIAGGEHLCFMGSGREEEDMYMNMVLAHFLQKNKEYVSIAKGGFMALQQHLADINVEGPENGYGHWIASTSGSRSSINSSVDGDSPNGSSDGKGVKSLVNKMTVALKTKSVNVKEKVISFIENTSTPVDRIPFNIPWPDRASLERHVSSSDRVGKPYRGVKPVFSIGDEEEYDTDEIDSSSMSDDDRKEVVNIQTWINKPDVKYNFPCNEVKENGHMFPSHLLVTATHMYCLREIPSRKGLAYIQSRQALNSVVKITSKKKHPELITFKYGNSNTSGIEILAVERYLIPNAGDATKAIKQQIMKVLDALES from the exons ATCCTGGGATGGCTCTTTAGACCTACCTGAACAGAGCATAATTCATAAGGATTGCCAAGAGCTCATTG ACCAGTTGCCAGTGCCAGAAGAGGAGAAGTCAGTGTTACTTCTGGATATTGAGTCTGTTATTACGTTTTATTGTAAATCACGCAATGTTAAGTACAGTTCTTGCCTCGGCTGGATACATCTACTCAGACCTCTGGTGCATCTTCGTTTGCCACGCAGCGATTTGTACAACTGCTTTTATGCTATCATGAATAAATTCATTCCAAG GGATTGTTTTATGAAAGGAAGACCATTTCATCTATTTAGACTGCTTCTTCAGTACCATGAGCCTGAACTCTGCTCCTTTCTTGATACTAAGAAGATGACTCCAGACTCATATGCACTCAACTGG CTTGGAAGCCTCTTCTCATATTACTGTTCAGCTGAAGTCACTCAGGCAATATGGGATGGATATCTACAACAAGCAGATccattctttatttatttcttaatgttAATCATCCTTGTCAATGCAAA AGACGTTATCTTAGCACAAGAATCAGATAAAGAAGAAATGATAA AATTCTTAGAAACTTCACCAGCCAATCTTGATTTAGAGGATATAGAAGATCTCTTCTCTTTGGCACAATATTACTGTAGCAAAACTCCAGCTTCTTTCAGGAAG GACAACCACAGTCTCTTTGGCAGCAGCTTGCTGGGCCTCAAAGATGATGACACAGACTTGAGCCAGGCTCTCTGTCTAGCAGTTTCTGTGTCTGAGATTCTTCAAGCAAATCAGCAACAAGGA gaaGGAGTAAGGTTCTTCGTAGTGGATTGTCGTCCTGCAGAGCAATACAATGCTGGGCATTTATCAACAGCATTTCATTTAGACTCAGATTTG ATGCTTCAAAACCCCTCAGAATTTGCACAGTCTGTAAAATCCCTATTAGAAGCACAAAAACAATCTATTGAGTCTGGCTCCATAGCTGGTGGGGAACATCTCTGCTTCATGGGAAGTGGCAGGGAAGAAGAAGATATGTATATGAACATGGTGCTAGCACACTTCTTACAG aaaaATAAGGAGTATGTAAGCATTGCCAAAGGAGGATTTATGG CCCTCCAGCAGCACTTAGCAGATATCAACGTGGAAGGACCTGAAAATGGATATGGCCACTGGATTGCTAGTACCTCAGGCTCAAGAAGTAGCATAAACTCCTCTGTTGAT GGTGATTCTCCTAATGGTTCAAGTGATGGAAAAGGAGTGAAGTCCCTGGTGAACAAAATGACGGTTGCTTTGAAGACTAAATCTGTGAACGTGAAAGAAAAAGTTATTAGTTTTATTGAAAATACATCTACCCCAGTGGACAG AATACCTTTCAATATTCCCTGGCCAGACAGAGCAAGCCTGGAGCG ACACGTCAGCAGCAGTGACAGAGTAGGAAAACCCTACCGTGGTGTGAAACCAGTATTCAGCATTGGAGATGAAGAAGAATACGATACTG ATGAAATTGATAGCTCCTCAATGTCAGATGATGATCGAAAAGAGGTCGTCAACATCCAAACATGGATAAATAAACCTGATGTGAAGTATAACTTCCCCTGTAACGAAGTAAAAGAAAATGGACATATGTTTCCCAG tCACCTCCTAGTAACAGCAACTCATATGTACTGTTTGAGAGAGATTCCATCACGAAAGGGACTGGCTTACATACAGTCTCGACAGGCACTCAACTCTGTAGTCAAAATCACATCCAAGAAGAAACACCCGGAACTGATCACCTTTAAATATGGAAATAGCAATACTTCAGGCATAGAAATTTTGGCAGTTGAAAG GTATTTGATTCCAAATGCAGGTGATGCTACCAAAGCCATAAAACAACAGATCATGAAAGTATTGGATGCCTTGGAGAGTTAA
- the TBC1D23 gene encoding TBC1 domain family member 23 isoform X4, whose translation MAEGEEAPPPPSSWEKDLADALEEGGCDLETVRNIIQGRQLPTDLRAKVWKIALNVVGKGDSLASWDGSLDLPEQSIIHKDCQELIDQLPVPEEEKSVLLLDIESVITFYCKSRNVKYSSCLGWIHLLRPLVHLRLPRSDLYNCFYAIMNKFIPRDCFMKGRPFHLFRLLLQYHEPELCSFLDTKKMTPDSYALNWLGSLFSYYCSAEVTQAIWDGYLQQADPFFIYFLMLIILVNAKDVILAQESDKEEMIKFLETSPANLDLEDIEDLFSLAQYYCSKTPASFRKDNHSLFGSSLLGLKDDDTDLSQALCLAVSVSEILQANQQQGEGVRFFVVDCRPAEQYNAGHLSTAFHLDSDLMLQNPSEFAQSVKSLLEAQKQSIESGSIAGGEHLCFMGSGREEEDMYMNMVLAHFLQKNKEYVSIAKGGFMALQQHLADINVEGPENGYGHWIASTSGSRSSINSSVDGDSPNGSSDGKGVKSLVNKMTVALKTKSVNVKEKVISFIENTSTPVDRHVSSSDRVGKPYRGVKPVFSIGDEEEYDTDEIDSSSMSDDDRKEVVNIQTWINKPDVKYNFPCNEVKENGHMFPSHLLVTATHMYCLREIPSRKGLAYIQSRQALNSVVKITSKKKHPELITFKYGNSNTSGIEILAVERYLIPNAGDATKAIKQQIMKVLDALES comes from the exons ATCCTGGGATGGCTCTTTAGACCTACCTGAACAGAGCATAATTCATAAGGATTGCCAAGAGCTCATTG ACCAGTTGCCAGTGCCAGAAGAGGAGAAGTCAGTGTTACTTCTGGATATTGAGTCTGTTATTACGTTTTATTGTAAATCACGCAATGTTAAGTACAGTTCTTGCCTCGGCTGGATACATCTACTCAGACCTCTGGTGCATCTTCGTTTGCCACGCAGCGATTTGTACAACTGCTTTTATGCTATCATGAATAAATTCATTCCAAG GGATTGTTTTATGAAAGGAAGACCATTTCATCTATTTAGACTGCTTCTTCAGTACCATGAGCCTGAACTCTGCTCCTTTCTTGATACTAAGAAGATGACTCCAGACTCATATGCACTCAACTGG CTTGGAAGCCTCTTCTCATATTACTGTTCAGCTGAAGTCACTCAGGCAATATGGGATGGATATCTACAACAAGCAGATccattctttatttatttcttaatgttAATCATCCTTGTCAATGCAAA AGACGTTATCTTAGCACAAGAATCAGATAAAGAAGAAATGATAA AATTCTTAGAAACTTCACCAGCCAATCTTGATTTAGAGGATATAGAAGATCTCTTCTCTTTGGCACAATATTACTGTAGCAAAACTCCAGCTTCTTTCAGGAAG GACAACCACAGTCTCTTTGGCAGCAGCTTGCTGGGCCTCAAAGATGATGACACAGACTTGAGCCAGGCTCTCTGTCTAGCAGTTTCTGTGTCTGAGATTCTTCAAGCAAATCAGCAACAAGGA gaaGGAGTAAGGTTCTTCGTAGTGGATTGTCGTCCTGCAGAGCAATACAATGCTGGGCATTTATCAACAGCATTTCATTTAGACTCAGATTTG ATGCTTCAAAACCCCTCAGAATTTGCACAGTCTGTAAAATCCCTATTAGAAGCACAAAAACAATCTATTGAGTCTGGCTCCATAGCTGGTGGGGAACATCTCTGCTTCATGGGAAGTGGCAGGGAAGAAGAAGATATGTATATGAACATGGTGCTAGCACACTTCTTACAG aaaaATAAGGAGTATGTAAGCATTGCCAAAGGAGGATTTATGG CCCTCCAGCAGCACTTAGCAGATATCAACGTGGAAGGACCTGAAAATGGATATGGCCACTGGATTGCTAGTACCTCAGGCTCAAGAAGTAGCATAAACTCCTCTGTTGAT GGTGATTCTCCTAATGGTTCAAGTGATGGAAAAGGAGTGAAGTCCCTGGTGAACAAAATGACGGTTGCTTTGAAGACTAAATCTGTGAACGTGAAAGAAAAAGTTATTAGTTTTATTGAAAATACATCTACCCCAGTGGACAG ACACGTCAGCAGCAGTGACAGAGTAGGAAAACCCTACCGTGGTGTGAAACCAGTATTCAGCATTGGAGATGAAGAAGAATACGATACTG ATGAAATTGATAGCTCCTCAATGTCAGATGATGATCGAAAAGAGGTCGTCAACATCCAAACATGGATAAATAAACCTGATGTGAAGTATAACTTCCCCTGTAACGAAGTAAAAGAAAATGGACATATGTTTCCCAG tCACCTCCTAGTAACAGCAACTCATATGTACTGTTTGAGAGAGATTCCATCACGAAAGGGACTGGCTTACATACAGTCTCGACAGGCACTCAACTCTGTAGTCAAAATCACATCCAAGAAGAAACACCCGGAACTGATCACCTTTAAATATGGAAATAGCAATACTTCAGGCATAGAAATTTTGGCAGTTGAAAG GTATTTGATTCCAAATGCAGGTGATGCTACCAAAGCCATAAAACAACAGATCATGAAAGTATTGGATGCCTTGGAGAGTTAA
- the TBC1D23 gene encoding TBC1 domain family member 23 isoform X1: protein MEPLKQSAEAIREIVKEKDLADALEEGGCDLETVRNIIQGRQLPTDLRAKVWKIALNVVGKGDSLASWDGSLDLPEQSIIHKDCQELIDQLPVPEEEKSVLLLDIESVITFYCKSRNVKYSSCLGWIHLLRPLVHLRLPRSDLYNCFYAIMNKFIPRDCFMKGRPFHLFRLLLQYHEPELCSFLDTKKMTPDSYALNWLGSLFSYYCSAEVTQAIWDGYLQQADPFFIYFLMLIILVNAKDVILAQESDKEEMIKFLETSPANLDLEDIEDLFSLAQYYCSKTPASFRKDNHSLFGSSLLGLKDDDTDLSQALCLAVSVSEILQANQQQGEGVRFFVVDCRPAEQYNAGHLSTAFHLDSDLMLQNPSEFAQSVKSLLEAQKQSIESGSIAGGEHLCFMGSGREEEDMYMNMVLAHFLQKNKEYVSIAKGGFMALQQHLADINVEGPENGYGHWIASTSGSRSSINSSVDGDSPNGSSDGKGVKSLVNKMTVALKTKSVNVKEKVISFIENTSTPVDRIPFNIPWPDRASLERHVSSSDRVGKPYRGVKPVFSIGDEEEYDTDEIDSSSMSDDDRKEVVNIQTWINKPDVKYNFPCNEVKENGHMFPSHLLVTATHMYCLREIPSRKGLAYIQSRQALNSVVKITSKKKHPELITFKYGNSNTSGIEILAVERYLIPNAGDATKAIKQQIMKVLDALES, encoded by the exons ATCCTGGGATGGCTCTTTAGACCTACCTGAACAGAGCATAATTCATAAGGATTGCCAAGAGCTCATTG ACCAGTTGCCAGTGCCAGAAGAGGAGAAGTCAGTGTTACTTCTGGATATTGAGTCTGTTATTACGTTTTATTGTAAATCACGCAATGTTAAGTACAGTTCTTGCCTCGGCTGGATACATCTACTCAGACCTCTGGTGCATCTTCGTTTGCCACGCAGCGATTTGTACAACTGCTTTTATGCTATCATGAATAAATTCATTCCAAG GGATTGTTTTATGAAAGGAAGACCATTTCATCTATTTAGACTGCTTCTTCAGTACCATGAGCCTGAACTCTGCTCCTTTCTTGATACTAAGAAGATGACTCCAGACTCATATGCACTCAACTGG CTTGGAAGCCTCTTCTCATATTACTGTTCAGCTGAAGTCACTCAGGCAATATGGGATGGATATCTACAACAAGCAGATccattctttatttatttcttaatgttAATCATCCTTGTCAATGCAAA AGACGTTATCTTAGCACAAGAATCAGATAAAGAAGAAATGATAA AATTCTTAGAAACTTCACCAGCCAATCTTGATTTAGAGGATATAGAAGATCTCTTCTCTTTGGCACAATATTACTGTAGCAAAACTCCAGCTTCTTTCAGGAAG GACAACCACAGTCTCTTTGGCAGCAGCTTGCTGGGCCTCAAAGATGATGACACAGACTTGAGCCAGGCTCTCTGTCTAGCAGTTTCTGTGTCTGAGATTCTTCAAGCAAATCAGCAACAAGGA gaaGGAGTAAGGTTCTTCGTAGTGGATTGTCGTCCTGCAGAGCAATACAATGCTGGGCATTTATCAACAGCATTTCATTTAGACTCAGATTTG ATGCTTCAAAACCCCTCAGAATTTGCACAGTCTGTAAAATCCCTATTAGAAGCACAAAAACAATCTATTGAGTCTGGCTCCATAGCTGGTGGGGAACATCTCTGCTTCATGGGAAGTGGCAGGGAAGAAGAAGATATGTATATGAACATGGTGCTAGCACACTTCTTACAG aaaaATAAGGAGTATGTAAGCATTGCCAAAGGAGGATTTATGG CCCTCCAGCAGCACTTAGCAGATATCAACGTGGAAGGACCTGAAAATGGATATGGCCACTGGATTGCTAGTACCTCAGGCTCAAGAAGTAGCATAAACTCCTCTGTTGAT GGTGATTCTCCTAATGGTTCAAGTGATGGAAAAGGAGTGAAGTCCCTGGTGAACAAAATGACGGTTGCTTTGAAGACTAAATCTGTGAACGTGAAAGAAAAAGTTATTAGTTTTATTGAAAATACATCTACCCCAGTGGACAG AATACCTTTCAATATTCCCTGGCCAGACAGAGCAAGCCTGGAGCG ACACGTCAGCAGCAGTGACAGAGTAGGAAAACCCTACCGTGGTGTGAAACCAGTATTCAGCATTGGAGATGAAGAAGAATACGATACTG ATGAAATTGATAGCTCCTCAATGTCAGATGATGATCGAAAAGAGGTCGTCAACATCCAAACATGGATAAATAAACCTGATGTGAAGTATAACTTCCCCTGTAACGAAGTAAAAGAAAATGGACATATGTTTCCCAG tCACCTCCTAGTAACAGCAACTCATATGTACTGTTTGAGAGAGATTCCATCACGAAAGGGACTGGCTTACATACAGTCTCGACAGGCACTCAACTCTGTAGTCAAAATCACATCCAAGAAGAAACACCCGGAACTGATCACCTTTAAATATGGAAATAGCAATACTTCAGGCATAGAAATTTTGGCAGTTGAAAG GTATTTGATTCCAAATGCAGGTGATGCTACCAAAGCCATAAAACAACAGATCATGAAAGTATTGGATGCCTTGGAGAGTTAA